From a region of the Entelurus aequoreus isolate RoL-2023_Sb linkage group LG27, RoL_Eaeq_v1.1, whole genome shotgun sequence genome:
- the med8 gene encoding mediator of RNA polymerase II transcription subunit 8, with protein MQQREEKQLEASLESLITQVAHVKNALHSFIFKLENEYERLTWPSVLDNFALLSGQLNTINKLLKNEKTPSFRNQVIIPLVLSQDRDDDLAKLTELRVPIFNHEIVPDYLRTKPDPEVEEQEKQLSVEAARIGPEAAQKQIQTLNKLCSNLLEKLSNPRDDRDAESLAMRQNKASFNPADTNALVGAVAFGKGLSKCRPPGPLPPGHPGQGPMMSGGPTLQQVTIGGGVGQQGALGGPVPPQQQGQPGKMPGSIKTNIKSASGSMHPYSR; from the exons ATGCAA CAGCGGGAAGAGAAACAACTGGAAGCTTCGCTGGAGTCGCTCATCACTCAGGTGGCGCACGTGAAGAACGCGCTTCACTCCTTCATCTTCAAGCTGGAGAACGAGTACGAGCGACTGACATG GCCGTCCGTCCTGGACAACTTCGCCCTTCTTTCGGGTCAGCTGAACACCATCAATAAACTCCTCAAGAACGAGAAGACGCCGTCGTTTCGCAACCAGGTCATCATCCCGCTGGTGCTGTCTCAGGACCGCGACGACGATTTGGCG AAACTCACCGAGCTGCGCGTGCCCATCTTCAACCACGAGATCGTTCCGGACTACCTGCGCACCAAACCTGACCCCGAGGTGGAGGAGCAGGAGAAGCAGCTGAGCGTGGAGGCGGCTCGCATCGGCCCGGAAGCGGCACAG aaaCAAATCCAGACGCTGAATAAGTTGTGTTCCAATCTTTTGGAGAAGCTCAGCAACCCTCGTGACGACAGAGACGCAGAAAGCTTAG CCATGCGACAGAACAAAGCGTCCTTCAACCCGGCCGACACCAACGCTCTGGTCGGAGCCGTCGCCTTCGGGAAGGGCCTCTCCAAGTGCCGGCCGCCCGGGCCCCTGCCGCCGGGACATCCCGGTCAAGGTCCCATGATGAGCGGCGGCCCCACCTTGCAGCAGGTTACCATCGGTGGTGGGGTGGGCCAGCAGGGGGCGTTGGGAGGACCGGTGCCCCCCCAGCAGCAAGGACAGCCAG GAAAGATGCCAGGCAGCATCAAGACCAACATCAAGTCGGCCTCGGGCTCCATGCACCCCTACAGCAGATGA